The genomic interval GGCGGTGCCATCAAGTCGGCCGCGTCCGTCCTCACGTACTCGCCGTACTACGGCACCCTCGAGACCCGGCTGTCCGGCTCCGCCGCGTGGACCGCCGACGGCTTCGCGCGGGTCAGCGCCGACGTCGTCGGCACCGGCGACTCCGGCGGGTGCTACGACTACGGCGGCCGCCGCGAGAAGGAGACCGGCTACGACCTGGTCGAGTGGATCGCGAAGCAGCCGTGGTCGACCGGCAAGGTCGGCATGATCGGCGGCTCCTACGACGGCACCACCGCCATGGCGACCGCCGTCATGCGCCCGCCGCACCTCACCACGATCGTGCCGGAGGCGGCGATCTCCCGCTGGTACGACTACGCGTACTCCAGCGGCATGCGCTACACGTTCAACAACGAGCGCATGGGCCACGAGGACCCGGGCCTCGTCATCGACGAGCAGGGCTTCGACACGCCCGTCGGCTTCGACCTCGGCTTCTCCCTGCCGCCGCCGCTCGACTACGACCAGCCGCACTGGCAGGAGCGCGCCGTCACCGGCCTCACGCCGTGCGACGAGCTCAAGCACATCCAGAACGGCTACGCGCTGGACCCGGACTACACGGCGTTCTGGACCGAGCGCGACTACGCCAAGGACGCGCCGAAGGTCACCATCCCGGTGCTCGTGGCGTTGAACTGGGGCGACTGGAACGTCAAGCAGGACACCGGCGTCCGCTACTGGCAGGGCCTCACCCACTCACGGTTCCGCCGCCTCGCCGTCGGCACCCGCTGGGAGGGCCACGGCGTCCCCGGCGGCCCGTACGCCGGGCTGGCGCACCGCTGGATGCAGCACTTCCTCCAGGGGAAGGCGAACGGCGTCGACCGCACGCCCCCGGTCATCTCGCAGCAGTCCGACTCGAAGGGCCCCGGCGCGTTCTACCAGGGGCCGGTGCCGCGCACGACCGACGTGGCGCTGTACGCGCAGGCGGCCGCGGGCGGCTACCGCTGGGCGCTGCTGCCGAAGGCCCCGTCGACCCCGGCGATGGCGTCGTACCTGCCGACCGGCAACGGCACCGAGTCCGGCGCGCTCGCGACCGCCCGCGACGGCAACGGCGCCGCGTGGTTCGAGACGCCGGTGCTCAAGCGCGACGTCCGCCTGTTCGGCTCGCCGACGGTCGCGCTGCGCACGCAGTCGCAGCGGTCGTGGACGACGTTCGCGGTCTCCGTCGTCGACATCGACCCGGCGTTCTACGACAACGCGGGCGGGCAGCGGTACGCCTCCGAGACGAACGCGCTGCTCGGCGTCACCCGCGGCTGGCTGGACTCGCGGTACCGCCGCACGCTGGCGCAGCGCGAGGCGTGGACGCCCGGCTGGAACGGCGTGACGATCGTCGCCAAGCCGCAGGACTACACGTTCCGCAAGGGCCACGCGATCGGGCTGCTGGTCATGGGCGAGCAGGCCGAGTGGGTCGTGCCGAAGCCGTACGACGACCCGAACCGCGCCGGGTCGCCGCAGGTGACGCTGGACGCCGCCGGCAAGACCGTGGTGCACCTGCCGGTCGTCGGCCCGGTCGACCCGCGGCGGCTGTTCTAGTCGTCGCCGAAGTCGTGAACGTCGTGCGATGACGCCCTGCTCCACGGCACGACGTCGAGCCCGTTGGGGCGGAAGCCGCCGCGCTTGATGTCGGCCGCGCGCCACTCCCGGGACGAGTACACGCAGCGTGAGCCGCTGAACGAGTCGTAGCCGACGAGATGGGCCTGGAGCCGCACGTCGAGGTCCGGGATCTCCAGCACGTCCCGGATCGTGACGCCCCGCGTCGCCAGCACGCGCTGACCTGCTCAGGCAGCCGGGCGCGCTCGTACTCGTTGACCCGAGCCGGGTTCAGCGCGAGCACGCGGTCGACCCGGATGTAGGGAAGCGTCCACCACCTCGCGCGGACTGCCGCCGAGGCGGCGCCGCAGCGCACGCAGGCGCCGAGCCACCCACCGTTCGGACTGGTGGCGGCGGACCTTGACCGCGTACCGCGACAGTTCCGTCTCGCTCGCCACCCGCTCACTGATGTGGGGCGACCAGTCGTAGCGGACGCGAACACGCTGCAGCATCGACCACGCCGCGAGCGAGCCGGCGGCACCGATCGCGAGCGCGCGGACGTCCTCCCCCGTGACCGCGAGCATCCGGGGCGGCTACCGGGGGACCGGGCAGAGCCAGCCGGTGCGGGGGTCGGGCGCGAACCGCAGCGGCATCGCGTCCCGGCCCACCAGCGGCGGCGCCGCGACGGTCTTCGCCGACCCATGCCCCTTGCCGGTGAAGCGGATCACGTCGACGCCGCGGGAGTTGTCGGCGACGAACACGTACCCCTTGTGGAAGTACGCCGCCCAGGTCGTCGCGTCGTCCGGCCGGTAGTAGCCGATCTGGCGGATGTGCCGCGGGTCGCTCACGTCGAGGAACCGCGTGCCCTGCCCGTAGAACGCCCACGCCAGCACGCCGTCGCCGCGGTCGCTGAAGTAGTGCGCGGAGGC from Mycobacteriales bacterium carries:
- a CDS encoding CocE/NonD family hydrolase; amino-acid sequence: MPAPWRVAGVLAGVLTASVLAAPSPAATFGSVKKVYVVPTRHGFLHVEVAHPTVGGAIKSAASVLTYSPYYGTLETRLSGSAAWTADGFARVSADVVGTGDSGGCYDYGGRREKETGYDLVEWIAKQPWSTGKVGMIGGSYDGTTAMATAVMRPPHLTTIVPEAAISRWYDYAYSSGMRYTFNNERMGHEDPGLVIDEQGFDTPVGFDLGFSLPPPLDYDQPHWQERAVTGLTPCDELKHIQNGYALDPDYTAFWTERDYAKDAPKVTIPVLVALNWGDWNVKQDTGVRYWQGLTHSRFRRLAVGTRWEGHGVPGGPYAGLAHRWMQHFLQGKANGVDRTPPVISQQSDSKGPGAFYQGPVPRTTDVALYAQAAAGGYRWALLPKAPSTPAMASYLPTGNGTESGALATARDGNGAAWFETPVLKRDVRLFGSPTVALRTQSQRSWTTFAVSVVDIDPAFYDNAGGQRYASETNALLGVTRGWLDSRYRRTLAQREAWTPGWNGVTIVAKPQDYTFRKGHAIGLLVMGEQAEWVVPKPYDDPNRAGSPQVTLDAAGKTVVHLPVVGPVDPRRLF